A section of the Agromyces aurantiacus genome encodes:
- the xseA gene encoding exodeoxyribonuclease VII large subunit → MAQGPTTRDTPWSVSMLSGKLKEYLDRLGTVWIEGEVTQWGVSAGNVYGKLKDLEADATVSFTIWSSTRAKLTEQFKAGDHVVALVKPNWWVKGGSLTMQVFDVRHVGLGDLLERIERLRAQLAAEGLFDASRKTPLPFLPAVIGLVTGKDSDAEQDVVRNARLRWPAVEFRMAYAAVQGDRCAPEVVAAIRRLDADPAVEVIIVARGGGDFQNLLGFSDERVVRAAAAASTPIVSAIGHEADRPLLDEVADLRASTPTDAAKRVVPDVSEELVRVEQARARVRMRVTTLVNHEIDRIGHLRSRPALADASWIVDRRAEDVTRWVARGAELAERAIERAATRTAELRSQLRALSPLATLERGYAIVQREEDGVLTRPDQAPEGTPLRITLAEGRLAATSRGPVGDAE, encoded by the coding sequence ATGGCTCAGGGCCCCACGACCCGCGACACCCCGTGGTCGGTCTCGATGCTCTCGGGCAAGCTCAAGGAGTACCTCGACCGGCTCGGCACGGTGTGGATCGAGGGCGAGGTCACGCAGTGGGGCGTGTCGGCCGGCAACGTCTACGGCAAGCTGAAGGACCTCGAGGCGGATGCCACGGTGTCGTTCACGATCTGGTCGTCGACGCGCGCGAAGCTCACGGAGCAGTTCAAGGCCGGCGACCACGTCGTCGCGCTCGTCAAGCCCAACTGGTGGGTCAAGGGCGGCTCGCTCACGATGCAGGTGTTCGACGTGCGCCACGTCGGGCTCGGCGACCTGCTCGAGCGCATCGAGCGCCTGCGTGCGCAGCTCGCCGCCGAGGGGCTGTTCGACGCGTCGCGCAAGACGCCGCTGCCCTTCCTCCCGGCGGTCATCGGCCTCGTCACGGGCAAGGACAGCGACGCCGAGCAGGACGTGGTCCGCAACGCCCGGCTCCGCTGGCCGGCGGTGGAGTTCCGGATGGCGTACGCCGCCGTCCAGGGCGACCGGTGCGCGCCCGAGGTGGTCGCCGCCATCCGACGGCTGGACGCCGACCCCGCCGTCGAGGTCATCATCGTCGCGCGCGGCGGCGGCGACTTCCAGAACCTCCTGGGCTTCAGCGACGAGCGCGTCGTGCGGGCCGCCGCCGCGGCCTCCACGCCCATCGTGAGCGCGATCGGGCACGAGGCCGACCGGCCGCTGCTCGACGAGGTCGCCGACCTGCGCGCGTCGACGCCGACGGATGCCGCGAAGCGCGTCGTGCCCGACGTCTCCGAGGAGCTCGTCCGCGTCGAGCAGGCGCGCGCCCGCGTCCGTATGCGCGTCACCACGCTCGTCAACCACGAGATCGACCGCATCGGGCACCTGCGCAGCCGGCCGGCCCTCGCCGACGCGTCGTGGATCGTCGACCGGCGCGCCGAGGACGTCACCCGCTGGGTCGCGCGCGGCGCCGAGCTCGCCGAACGCGCGATCGAACGCGCAGCGACGCGCACCGCCGAGCTGCGGTCGCAGCTGCGGGCGCTCTCGCCGCTCGCGACGCTCGAGCGCGGCTACGCCATCGTGCAGCGCGAGGAGGACGGCGTGCTGACCCGACCCGACCAGGCGCCCGAGGGCACGCCGCTGCGGATCACGCTGGCCGAGGGACGTCTCGCAGCGACATCCCGGGGGCCTGTCGGCGACGCCGAATAG
- a CDS encoding PhoH family protein translates to MPRGAAQAERTYVLDTSVLLSDPRSLFRFAEHPVVLPVVVITELEAKRNDPEIGYFARAALRLLDDLRREHQRLDFPIPVGEGGSLRVELNHSSLSVLPSGLQLADNDSRILACALNLANDGLDVTVVSKDLPLRIKAAAVGLDAQEYRAELAVDSGWTGMAELALGSNDMAKLYEHETLTTSELDGMPVNTGLVIHSERGSALGRVVGEREVRLVRGDREVFGVHGRSAEQRLAIDLLLDPEIGILSLGGRAGTGKSALALCAGLEAVLERQQHKKIMVFRPLYAVGGQELGFLPGDQGEKMNPWAQAVFDTLGALVSDNVLEEVVDRGILEVLPLTHIRGRSLHDAFVIVDEAQSLERNVLLTVLSRVGQNSRVVLTHDVAQRDNLRVGRHDGVASVIETLKGHPLFAHVTLTRSERSAIAALVSEMLDGGELA, encoded by the coding sequence ATCCCGCGGGGTGCCGCGCAGGCCGAACGCACCTACGTGCTCGACACGTCGGTGCTGCTGTCCGACCCGCGCTCCCTGTTCCGATTCGCCGAGCACCCGGTCGTCCTGCCGGTCGTCGTCATCACCGAGCTCGAGGCCAAGCGCAACGACCCCGAGATCGGCTACTTCGCGCGGGCCGCGCTGCGGCTCCTCGACGACCTGCGGCGCGAGCACCAGCGCCTGGACTTCCCGATCCCGGTCGGCGAGGGCGGGTCGCTGCGCGTCGAGCTCAACCACTCGAGCCTCTCGGTGCTGCCGAGCGGGCTGCAGCTCGCCGACAACGACTCGCGGATCCTCGCCTGCGCGCTCAACCTGGCGAACGACGGGCTCGACGTGACCGTCGTCTCGAAGGACCTGCCGCTGCGCATCAAGGCCGCGGCGGTCGGGCTCGACGCACAGGAGTACCGCGCCGAGCTCGCCGTCGACTCGGGATGGACCGGCATGGCCGAACTCGCGCTCGGCTCGAATGACATGGCCAAGCTCTACGAGCACGAGACGCTCACGACGAGCGAGCTCGACGGGATGCCGGTGAACACCGGCCTCGTCATCCACTCCGAGCGCGGCTCGGCCCTCGGGCGCGTGGTGGGCGAGCGCGAGGTGCGGCTCGTGCGCGGCGACCGCGAGGTGTTCGGCGTGCACGGCCGGTCGGCCGAGCAGCGGCTCGCGATCGACCTGCTGCTCGACCCCGAGATCGGCATCCTCTCGCTCGGCGGGCGCGCCGGCACCGGCAAGTCGGCGCTCGCGCTGTGCGCCGGCCTCGAGGCCGTGCTCGAACGCCAGCAGCACAAGAAGATCATGGTGTTCCGCCCGCTCTACGCGGTCGGCGGCCAGGAGCTCGGCTTCCTGCCCGGCGACCAGGGCGAGAAGATGAACCCCTGGGCGCAGGCGGTCTTCGACACGCTCGGCGCGCTCGTGTCCGACAACGTGCTCGAGGAGGTCGTCGACCGCGGCATCCTCGAGGTGCTGCCGCTCACGCACATCCGCGGCCGTTCGCTGCACGACGCGTTCGTGATCGTCGACGAGGCGCAGTCGCTCGAGCGCAACGTGCTGCTCACCGTGCTCAGCCGCGTGGGGCAGAACTCGCGCGTCGTGCTCACGCACGACGTGGCCCAGCGCGACAACCTCCGCGTGGGCCGGCACGACGGCGTCGCGAGCGTGATCGAGACGCTGAAGGGGCATCCGCTCTTCGCCCACGTCACGCTCACCCGGTCCGAGCGCTCGGCGATCGCGGCGCTCGTCTCCGAGATGCTCGACGGCGGCGAGCTCGCCTGA
- a CDS encoding DUF4245 family protein, protein MARREPRVVAELGRPETPEETAARKADDAVKRRQRQTVKNLVGSLVATLAVVAVIVLLVPRSDAPIERDIDVAAVAAQAQVGIEQQLAVPELPEGWRSNDASLRTREADGVTAWYAGYLTPSDEYAGMYQGLSANPTWTAALLANTIATGVVTIDGVEWTVYDNRESDADVGNARYGLVAEAGESTFVLLGTADPEEFDTLARAIVPAIDAQR, encoded by the coding sequence ATGGCGCGCCGCGAACCCCGCGTGGTCGCCGAGCTCGGCCGTCCGGAGACGCCCGAGGAGACCGCCGCACGCAAGGCCGACGACGCGGTCAAGCGGCGCCAGCGCCAGACGGTGAAGAACCTCGTCGGCTCGCTCGTGGCGACCCTCGCGGTCGTCGCCGTGATCGTGCTCCTCGTGCCCCGCAGCGACGCCCCCATCGAGCGCGACATCGACGTCGCCGCGGTCGCCGCGCAGGCGCAGGTCGGCATCGAGCAGCAGCTCGCCGTGCCCGAACTGCCCGAGGGGTGGCGCTCGAACGACGCGTCGCTGCGCACCCGCGAGGCCGACGGCGTCACGGCATGGTACGCGGGCTACCTCACCCCGAGCGACGAGTACGCCGGCATGTACCAGGGCCTCAGCGCCAATCCCACGTGGACCGCCGCCCTGCTCGCGAACACCATCGCCACCGGCGTCGTCACGATCGACGGCGTCGAGTGGACGGTCTACGACAACCGCGAGTCCGACGCCGACGTCGGCAACGCGCGCTACGGCCTCGTCGCCGAGGCGGGCGAGAGCACCTTCGTACTGCTCGGCACCGCCGACCCCGAGGAGTTCGACACCCTGGCGAGGGCCATCGTCCCCGCCATCGACGCGCAGCGCTGA
- the greA gene encoding transcription elongation factor GreA, with the protein MAQDATATTWLTQEAYDRLAAELEHLSTTGREEIAKRIEAAREEGDLKENGGYHAAKDEQGKQEARIRQLTELLRTAEVGEAPASSGVVESGTVITAIVAGDEERFLIGSREIAGDSELDVFSEQSPLGAAILGLKVGEKTSYTAPNGREIAVEVTGVDTWTGQ; encoded by the coding sequence ATGGCGCAGGACGCCACCGCGACCACCTGGTTGACCCAGGAGGCCTACGACCGGCTCGCCGCTGAGCTCGAGCACCTCTCCACCACGGGCCGCGAGGAGATCGCGAAGCGCATCGAGGCCGCTCGTGAGGAGGGCGACCTCAAGGAGAACGGCGGCTACCACGCCGCGAAGGACGAGCAGGGCAAGCAGGAGGCCCGCATCCGCCAGCTCACCGAGCTGCTGCGCACCGCCGAGGTCGGCGAGGCGCCCGCCTCGAGCGGCGTCGTCGAGTCGGGCACGGTCATCACCGCGATCGTCGCGGGCGACGAGGAGCGCTTCCTCATCGGCAGCCGGGAGATCGCCGGCGACTCCGAGCTCGACGTCTTCAGCGAGCAGTCCCCGCTCGGCGCGGCCATCCTCGGCCTGAAGGTCGGCGAGAAGACCAGCTACACCGCGCCGAACGGCCGCGAGATCGCGGTCGAGGTCACCGGCGTCGACACCTGGACCGGTCAGTGA
- a CDS encoding DUF4307 domain-containing protein: protein MPPRESADAAAEDAALDGVPATTSPRPEATDLAGRYGRTPSRRRRERLLLAGAAAAFAVVLVAWVVWAGLDGSKPQVQATDLGHRLLDDRAVEVTWRLSVPAGNETACIVKALNEDFTVVGWKVVEIPASERPLRTLTERVRIAQEANTGLVDHCWLV from the coding sequence GTGCCCCCACGCGAATCCGCCGACGCAGCGGCCGAGGATGCCGCGCTCGACGGCGTTCCGGCGACGACGTCCCCCCGGCCCGAGGCGACCGACCTGGCCGGCCGATACGGCCGCACGCCGAGCCGTCGCCGCAGGGAGCGACTGCTGCTCGCGGGTGCGGCCGCGGCGTTCGCGGTCGTGCTCGTCGCCTGGGTGGTGTGGGCCGGACTCGACGGGTCGAAACCGCAGGTGCAGGCCACCGACCTCGGACACCGGCTCCTCGACGACCGCGCCGTCGAGGTGACGTGGCGGCTCTCCGTGCCGGCGGGCAACGAGACCGCGTGCATCGTCAAGGCCCTGAACGAGGACTTCACGGTCGTCGGCTGGAAGGTCGTCGAGATCCCCGCCTCCGAGCGCCCGTTGCGCACGCTCACGGAGCGCGTGCGCATCGCCCAGGAGGCCAACACGGGTTTGGTCGACCACTGCTGGCTGGTCTAA
- the ilvA gene encoding threonine ammonia-lyase, whose translation MNHALDARPAEPAARSAAAPGPAWPGPDLAAFEQAQRTVSAIARRTPMETSRFLGALAGVPVHLKCENLQRTGSYKLRGAYNRMSQLSPDERARGVVAASAGNHAQGVAFAARELGIRATIFMPVGVALPKLEATRAYGADVVLRGDSIGETLEAAARFAAETGATIIPPFDHADVVAGQGTLGLEILEQAPDATTIVVPIGGGGLAAGIASAAKLKAAEQGRTIRVIGVQAENASPYVPSLAAGEPVPVPVVPTIADGIAVYRPGELNFEIIRETLDDVVTVTEDDIARALLVLLERAKLVVEPAGAVGVAALMTGKVHSDGPIVVLLSGGNIDPLLMQRVIAHGLAASDRYLTLRIGLPDRPGQLARIAELLAEANANVVEVLHTRHGAGMQISEVALQLSVETRGPEHRDEVVQVLRRAGYEPEIIEE comes from the coding sequence ATGAACCACGCCCTCGACGCCCGGCCGGCCGAGCCGGCTGCCCGCTCCGCCGCCGCGCCCGGCCCCGCCTGGCCCGGCCCCGACCTCGCCGCGTTCGAGCAGGCGCAGCGCACGGTCTCGGCCATCGCGCGACGCACCCCGATGGAGACCTCGCGCTTCCTCGGCGCCCTCGCCGGCGTCCCCGTGCACCTGAAGTGCGAGAACCTGCAGCGCACCGGCTCCTACAAGCTCCGGGGCGCCTACAACCGGATGTCGCAGCTCTCGCCCGACGAGCGAGCGCGCGGCGTCGTGGCCGCCTCGGCGGGCAACCACGCGCAGGGCGTCGCGTTCGCCGCACGCGAGCTCGGCATCCGGGCGACCATCTTCATGCCCGTCGGGGTCGCGCTGCCCAAGCTCGAGGCCACTCGTGCGTACGGCGCCGACGTGGTGCTGCGGGGCGACTCGATCGGCGAGACCCTCGAGGCGGCCGCCCGCTTCGCCGCCGAGACCGGGGCGACCATCATCCCGCCGTTCGACCACGCCGACGTGGTCGCCGGCCAGGGCACGCTCGGCCTCGAGATCCTCGAGCAGGCGCCGGACGCCACGACCATCGTCGTGCCGATCGGCGGCGGCGGGCTCGCCGCCGGCATCGCGAGCGCCGCGAAGCTCAAGGCCGCCGAGCAGGGCCGCACCATCCGCGTGATCGGCGTGCAGGCCGAGAACGCGTCGCCCTACGTGCCGTCGCTCGCCGCGGGCGAGCCGGTCCCCGTGCCCGTCGTGCCGACGATCGCCGACGGCATCGCCGTCTACCGCCCCGGCGAGCTGAACTTCGAGATCATCCGCGAGACGCTCGACGACGTCGTGACGGTGACGGAGGACGACATCGCCCGCGCCCTGCTCGTGCTGCTGGAGCGCGCGAAGCTCGTGGTCGAGCCCGCCGGCGCGGTCGGCGTCGCGGCGCTGATGACCGGCAAGGTGCACTCCGACGGGCCGATCGTGGTGCTCCTCTCCGGTGGCAACATCGACCCGCTGCTCATGCAGCGCGTCATCGCGCACGGGCTCGCGGCATCCGACCGCTATCTCACGCTGCGGATCGGCCTGCCCGACCGGCCCGGCCAGCTGGCCCGCATCGCCGAGCTGCTCGCCGAGGCGAACGCGAACGTCGTCGAGGTGCTGCACACGCGCCACGGCGCGGGCATGCAGATCTCCGAGGTCGCCCTGCAGCTCTCGGTCGAGACTCGCGGTCCGGAGCACCGCGACGAGGTCGTCCAGGTGCTGCGGCGTGCGGGCTACGAACCCGAGATCATCGAGGAATGA
- a CDS encoding aminotransferase class V-fold PLP-dependent enzyme: MTIEEYVAGFGEEPGYLDYARVGPLARVAAEETLAFTQVLERARHGSMEAFREQDARLRAAASALTRTPAERIVSIPNTSTGLMHAMFGLTGTVLLSPGEFPSVPIAAVRASEALHSVQPAWLETDHGKVTPGQIREQLESNVAAVAVSLVDSRTGYLCDLEGIRQVIGDRLLVVDAIQGFGVVDAPWELADVVVTGGQKWCRAGWGTGFMALSERAVERLTPVWSSYTGTDEDEVWDEVPPPAAGARAYRVSNPDPIAQARFAAAMEEIAAVGVTEVNARVAENVSRVIELADEFAIGIASSRDESERAGIVVLEPEPDQVTVLSASLHNHGVTATTRLGTVRLSVHAVLTEDTVEMLRGAFVSFNTAATY; the protein is encoded by the coding sequence GTGACCATCGAAGAGTACGTGGCCGGGTTCGGCGAGGAACCCGGCTACCTCGATTACGCCCGGGTCGGGCCGCTCGCGCGGGTCGCCGCCGAGGAGACCCTCGCGTTCACGCAGGTGCTCGAGCGGGCGCGGCACGGCAGCATGGAGGCGTTCCGCGAGCAGGATGCGCGGCTGCGCGCCGCGGCATCCGCCCTCACCCGCACGCCCGCCGAGCGGATCGTGTCGATCCCCAACACCTCGACCGGGCTCATGCACGCGATGTTCGGCCTGACCGGGACGGTGCTGCTCTCGCCGGGCGAGTTCCCGAGCGTGCCGATCGCGGCCGTGCGCGCGAGCGAGGCGCTGCACTCGGTGCAGCCCGCGTGGCTCGAGACCGACCACGGCAAGGTGACGCCCGGGCAGATCCGCGAGCAGCTCGAGTCGAACGTCGCGGCGGTCGCGGTCAGCCTCGTCGACAGCCGCACCGGGTACCTGTGCGACCTCGAGGGCATCCGCCAGGTCATCGGCGACCGGCTGCTAGTGGTCGACGCGATCCAGGGCTTCGGGGTCGTCGACGCGCCGTGGGAGCTGGCCGACGTCGTCGTCACGGGCGGGCAGAAGTGGTGTCGCGCGGGGTGGGGCACCGGGTTCATGGCCCTCTCCGAGCGCGCCGTCGAGCGTCTCACTCCCGTGTGGTCCAGCTACACGGGCACCGACGAGGACGAGGTGTGGGACGAGGTGCCGCCGCCCGCCGCGGGCGCCCGCGCGTACCGCGTGTCGAACCCCGACCCGATCGCGCAGGCCCGGTTCGCCGCCGCGATGGAGGAGATCGCCGCGGTCGGCGTGACCGAGGTGAACGCGCGCGTCGCCGAGAACGTCAGCCGCGTGATCGAGCTGGCCGACGAGTTCGCGATCGGCATCGCCTCCTCGCGCGACGAGAGCGAGCGCGCGGGCATCGTGGTGCTCGAACCCGAGCCCGACCAGGTCACGGTGCTCTCGGCGTCGCTCCACAACCACGGCGTGACCGCGACGACCCGGCTCGGCACCGTGAGGCTCAGCGTGCACGCGGTGCTGACCGAGGACACCGTCGAGATGCTGCGCGGCGCGTTCGTCTCGTTCAACACGGCCGCCACCTACTGA
- a CDS encoding class II fumarate hydratase, protein MVDNAADYRIEHDTMGEVRVPASALYRAQTQRAVENFPISGHGLEPAQVAALARIKKSAALANARLGVLDAQLAQAIADAADEVIEGRVDMVAHFPVDVYQTGSGTSSNMNMNEVLATIATEKLGSPVHPNDHVNASQSSNDVFPTSVHIAVTAALIDELIPSLDHLAVALEAKAEAWADVVKAGRTHLMDATPVTLGQEFGGYARQVRLGIERVQSALPRVAEVPLGGTAVGTGINTPAGFPQLVIELLQQETELPITEAADHFEAQANRDGLVEASGALRTIAVSLTKICNDLRWMGSGPNTGLGELSIPDLQPGSSIMPGKVNPVVPEAVLMVASRVVGNDATIAWAGASGSFELNVQIPVMGTALLESIRLLSNSVRVLADKTIDGLQANVERTSALAGMSPSIVTPLNKIIGYEAAAKIAKHSVAKGITVREAVIDLGHVERGELTEAQLDEALHLLSMTRPPQAK, encoded by the coding sequence GTGGTGGACAACGCCGCCGACTACCGGATCGAACACGACACGATGGGCGAGGTGCGGGTCCCCGCGTCGGCGCTCTACCGCGCGCAGACGCAGCGCGCCGTCGAGAACTTCCCCATCTCGGGGCACGGCCTCGAGCCCGCGCAGGTCGCGGCGCTCGCGCGCATCAAGAAGTCCGCGGCCCTCGCCAACGCGCGCCTCGGCGTGCTCGACGCGCAGCTCGCGCAGGCGATCGCCGACGCCGCCGACGAGGTCATCGAGGGCCGGGTCGACATGGTGGCGCACTTCCCGGTCGACGTCTACCAGACCGGCTCCGGCACGTCGTCGAACATGAACATGAACGAGGTGCTCGCGACCATCGCGACCGAGAAGCTCGGCTCGCCGGTGCACCCGAACGACCACGTCAACGCGTCGCAGTCCTCGAACGACGTCTTCCCCACCTCGGTGCACATCGCGGTCACCGCCGCGCTGATCGACGAGCTCATCCCCTCGCTCGACCACCTCGCGGTGGCCCTCGAGGCCAAGGCCGAGGCGTGGGCCGACGTGGTCAAGGCCGGCCGCACGCACCTCATGGATGCCACGCCCGTCACGCTCGGCCAGGAGTTCGGCGGCTACGCCCGCCAGGTGCGCCTCGGCATCGAGCGCGTGCAGTCGGCGCTCCCGCGCGTGGCCGAGGTCCCGCTCGGCGGCACCGCCGTCGGCACGGGCATCAACACGCCCGCGGGCTTCCCGCAGCTGGTCATCGAGCTGCTCCAGCAGGAGACCGAGCTGCCGATCACCGAGGCGGCCGACCACTTCGAGGCGCAGGCCAACCGCGACGGCCTCGTCGAGGCGTCGGGCGCGCTGCGCACCATCGCGGTGAGCCTCACCAAGATCTGCAACGACCTCCGCTGGATGGGCTCGGGCCCGAACACCGGCCTCGGCGAGCTCTCCATCCCCGACCTGCAGCCCGGCTCGTCGATCATGCCCGGCAAGGTCAACCCGGTCGTGCCCGAGGCGGTCCTCATGGTCGCCTCGCGCGTCGTCGGCAACGACGCGACCATCGCGTGGGCCGGTGCGTCGGGCTCGTTCGAGCTCAACGTGCAGATCCCCGTCATGGGCACCGCCCTGCTCGAGTCGATCCGGCTGCTGTCGAACTCGGTGCGCGTGCTCGCCGACAAGACCATCGACGGCTTGCAGGCCAACGTGGAGCGCACGTCGGCGCTCGCGGGCATGTCGCCCTCGATCGTCACGCCGCTGAACAAGATCATCGGCTACGAGGCCGCGGCGAAGATCGCGAAGCACTCGGTCGCCAAGGGCATCACGGTGCGCGAGGCCGTGATCGACCTCGGGCACGTCGAGCGCGGCGAGCTGACCGAGGCCCAGCTCGACGAGGCGCTGCACCTGCTCTCGATGACGCGCCCGCCGCAGGCGAAGTAA
- a CDS encoding isoprenyl transferase — protein MQTSDHHSGRGFLYRLYQNRLRRELDQAELPHHVAMIIDGNRRWARQLGYESAHGHRAGAAKMREFLEWCDDLGIRVVTLYLLSSDNLVNRTPEELSDLIEIIADLAEELSHYRDWRVQHVGSDTGLPEPLVAALDAAEQRTAGKTGLHVNLAVGYGGRKEITDAMRSIVAAHHAEGRSLEDLAERLTPELIGEHLYTGGQPDPDLVIRTSGEQRLSDFMLWQAAHSEFYFVEALGPDLREVDFLRAVRDYTMRHRRFGG, from the coding sequence GTGCAGACGAGCGATCATCACTCGGGTCGCGGCTTCCTCTACCGGCTCTACCAGAACCGGCTCCGGCGCGAACTCGATCAGGCCGAACTCCCGCACCACGTCGCCATGATCATCGACGGCAACCGTCGCTGGGCCAGGCAGCTGGGCTACGAGTCGGCTCACGGGCACCGCGCGGGCGCGGCCAAGATGCGCGAGTTCCTCGAGTGGTGCGACGACCTCGGCATCAGGGTGGTCACGCTCTACCTGCTCTCGAGCGACAACCTCGTGAACCGCACGCCCGAGGAGCTCTCCGACCTCATCGAGATCATCGCCGACCTCGCCGAGGAGCTCAGCCACTACCGCGACTGGCGCGTCCAGCACGTCGGCTCCGACACGGGGCTGCCCGAGCCGCTCGTCGCGGCCCTCGACGCCGCCGAGCAGCGCACGGCCGGTAAGACCGGACTCCACGTCAACCTCGCGGTCGGCTACGGCGGACGCAAGGAGATCACCGACGCGATGCGCTCGATCGTCGCCGCGCACCACGCCGAGGGGCGCAGCCTCGAGGACCTCGCGGAGCGGCTGACGCCCGAGCTGATCGGCGAGCACCTCTACACGGGCGGGCAGCCCGACCCCGATCTCGTGATCCGCACCTCGGGCGAGCAGCGGCTCAGCGACTTCATGCTGTGGCAGGCCGCGCACAGCGAGTTCTACTTCGTCGAGGCCCTCGGGCCCGACCTGCGCGAGGTCGACTTCCTCCGGGCTGTGCGCGACTACACGATGCGGCATCGGCGCTTCGGCGGCTGA
- a CDS encoding exodeoxyribonuclease VII small subunit has protein sequence MPSMPTTPPSVAELSYEQARDELVRVVAELEQGSATLEQSLALWERGEALAQRCEEWLLGAKARLDAARVKGGAAASDARAEGGEG, from the coding sequence ATGCCCTCCATGCCCACCACACCCCCGAGCGTCGCCGAGCTCAGCTACGAGCAGGCCCGAGACGAGCTCGTGCGCGTCGTCGCCGAGCTCGAGCAGGGTTCCGCGACGCTCGAGCAGTCGCTCGCCCTGTGGGAACGCGGCGAGGCGCTCGCGCAGCGCTGCGAGGAGTGGCTGCTCGGCGCCAAGGCGCGCCTCGACGCGGCGCGCGTGAAGGGCGGCGCCGCGGCATCCGACGCCCGCGCCGAGGGCGGCGAGGGCTGA
- the trhA gene encoding PAQR family membrane homeostasis protein TrhA, giving the protein MTAHEPEDVADHLRRPVSELDDADAAVAVDDRRGPELPNLPLIDASPEHPAELKPTWRGWIHAGTFPVTIAAGIVLIALAEGPWAKWASAVFTLTSMLLFGNSALYHRFDWKPRTKVILKRIDHANIFLLIAGTYTPLALLALPPEKGFLLLAIVWGGALLGIGFRVFWITAPRWLYVPLYLLLGWAAVMYLGDLLAASVAMMVLVIVGGVLYTIGAVVYGIKKPNPWPGRFGFHEIFHVCTVLAFMCHWTATLLIALEPAYHAA; this is encoded by the coding sequence ATGACTGCGCACGAGCCCGAGGATGTCGCCGACCACCTCCGCCGACCGGTGTCCGAGCTCGACGATGCCGATGCGGCCGTCGCGGTCGACGACCGACGCGGCCCCGAGCTGCCCAACCTCCCGCTCATCGACGCGTCGCCCGAGCACCCGGCCGAGCTCAAGCCGACCTGGCGCGGGTGGATCCACGCGGGCACGTTCCCGGTCACGATCGCCGCGGGCATCGTGCTCATCGCCCTCGCCGAGGGCCCGTGGGCGAAGTGGGCGTCGGCGGTGTTCACGCTCACGTCGATGCTGCTCTTCGGCAACTCGGCGCTGTACCACCGCTTCGACTGGAAGCCGCGCACGAAGGTGATCCTCAAGCGCATCGACCACGCGAACATCTTCCTGCTCATCGCGGGCACCTACACGCCGCTCGCGCTGCTCGCCCTGCCGCCCGAGAAGGGCTTCCTGCTGCTCGCCATCGTCTGGGGCGGCGCCCTGCTCGGCATCGGCTTCCGCGTGTTCTGGATCACGGCGCCGCGCTGGCTCTACGTGCCGCTCTACCTGCTGCTCGGCTGGGCCGCCGTGATGTACCTCGGCGACCTGCTCGCGGCGAGCGTCGCGATGATGGTGCTCGTCATCGTCGGCGGCGTGCTCTACACGATCGGCGCGGTCGTGTACGGCATCAAGAAGCCGAACCCGTGGCCGGGACGCTTCGGCTTCCACGAGATCTTCCACGTCTGCACGGTGCTGGCGTTCATGTGCCACTGGACGGCGACGCTGCTGATCGCGCTCGAGCCCGCGTACCACGCGGCCTGA
- a CDS encoding carbonic anhydrase, producing MSQPAPARPTTPAETWRELRAGNARFVAGVPQHPRQDVDRRTELADHQRPLVAVFGCADSRLAAEIIFDVGLGDAFVVRNAGQVISDSVVGSLEYAVGVLGVPLILVLGHDQCGAVRAAIDSQAADPAPLPAHIQSLVDRIVPAVRRVAGTAEGPIDPDSVDAAFVGREHLRDTVAELLERSEVISEAIAAGTLAVVGANYRLLEGRAETDVVVGRI from the coding sequence GTGAGCCAGCCCGCCCCCGCACGACCCACCACCCCCGCCGAGACTTGGCGCGAACTCCGCGCGGGCAACGCGCGATTCGTCGCGGGAGTCCCCCAGCACCCCAGGCAGGATGTCGATCGCCGCACCGAGCTCGCCGACCACCAGCGCCCGCTCGTGGCCGTGTTCGGCTGCGCCGACTCGCGCCTCGCGGCCGAGATCATCTTCGACGTGGGCCTCGGCGACGCGTTCGTCGTGCGCAACGCCGGCCAGGTGATCTCCGACTCGGTCGTCGGCTCGCTCGAGTACGCGGTCGGCGTGCTCGGCGTCCCGCTCATCCTCGTCCTCGGCCACGACCAGTGCGGCGCCGTGCGGGCGGCGATCGACTCGCAGGCCGCCGACCCGGCGCCGCTCCCGGCGCACATCCAGTCGCTCGTCGACCGCATCGTGCCCGCGGTGCGCCGCGTCGCCGGCACCGCGGAGGGTCCCATCGACCCCGACTCGGTCGACGCCGCGTTCGTGGGGCGCGAGCACCTGCGCGACACGGTTGCCGAGCTCCTCGAGCGCTCCGAGGTGATCAGCGAGGCGATCGCAGCGGGTACGCTGGCTGTGGTCGGCGCGAACTACCGCCTGCTCGAGGGCCGCGCCGAGACCGACGTGGTCGTCGGTCGCATCTGA